In Anaerolineales bacterium, the following proteins share a genomic window:
- a CDS encoding RNA polymerase sigma factor yields the protein MNTPNHPSMDDASLARLARSEPEAFAELYRRHVQSVYRYHMAHTGNTHDAEDLTSQTFMAAMEGIKSYRGAAPYITWLMGIASRLRARFFRQTKPEVRLDAAVHIPTPSLPTDQAAFLRLQADQIHDALKHLSRDRAEALILCFFSELSFTEAGLVLGKSEAAVKMLVSRGLQDLRTRTSLALEVNHE from the coding sequence ATGAATACACCCAACCACCCGTCTATGGACGATGCCTCGCTGGCGCGCCTTGCCCGCTCCGAGCCTGAAGCCTTCGCCGAGTTGTATCGCCGTCACGTACAGAGCGTGTATCGCTATCACATGGCGCACACCGGCAACACGCACGACGCGGAGGACCTCACCTCGCAAACCTTCATGGCGGCGATGGAGGGGATCAAGTCCTATCGAGGCGCGGCTCCCTATATTACGTGGTTGATGGGGATCGCGTCGAGGCTGCGCGCCAGATTTTTTCGGCAGACCAAGCCGGAGGTCCGGTTGGACGCGGCGGTTCACATCCCGACCCCGAGCCTGCCTACCGATCAGGCGGCGTTTCTACGCCTCCAAGCGGATCAAATCCACGATGCGCTCAAACATCTCAGCCGCGACCGCGCCGAGGCGTTGATCCTGTGCTTCTTCAGCGAACTCAGTTTTACCGAGGCTGGACTCGTGTTAGGCAAAAGCGAAGCCGCCGTCAAAATGCTGGTCTCGCGCGGCTTGCAAGATTTGCGAACACGAACCTCACTCGCATTGGAAGTGAACCATGAATAA
- a CDS encoding MiaB/RimO family radical SAM methylthiotransferase — MKIFLDTIGCRLNQSEIESMARDFRAAGHEIVAAAELAEMAVVNTCAVTNDAVSVSRGKIRQIARAGVNEIVATGCWTTLQPNEALKLPNVARAVSNDRKDHLVADVLDLPLAAFDLEPLSRVPLPGLHRRTRTFIKVQDGCNNQCTFCITTVARGKARSRAVADVIQDIQFALDGGAQEIVLTGVHLGSWGYEFDSHLTELIKAILRETDTPRLRLSSLEPWDLNADFFSLWTNSRLMPHLHLPLQAGSDSTLKRMRRNTLSGSFRELVSAAREMILDVAITTDIIAGFPGETDDEFAQTLDFVNEMNFAGGHVFTYSPRPGTGAAKMKGQIQPQVRKKRNHILRAALGESAKRYREKFVGQMMSVLWESTSAMGDQGWQMEGLTGNYLRVQAFAASPRWNEVDRVMLEDCGGETMKGEILSAL, encoded by the coding sequence ATGAAGATCTTCCTCGACACCATCGGCTGTCGCCTCAACCAAAGCGAGATCGAAAGCATGGCACGTGACTTTCGCGCGGCGGGACATGAGATCGTCGCGGCCGCTGAACTCGCTGAGATGGCGGTGGTCAACACCTGCGCGGTGACGAACGATGCCGTTTCTGTTTCGCGCGGCAAGATTCGCCAGATCGCGCGCGCCGGCGTGAACGAGATCGTCGCCACCGGCTGTTGGACGACTCTACAACCCAACGAAGCGCTGAAACTTCCGAACGTCGCGCGCGCCGTTTCCAATGATCGCAAAGATCATCTTGTCGCCGACGTTCTCGACCTTCCACTTGCGGCGTTCGACCTTGAGCCTTTATCCCGCGTTCCGCTTCCCGGTCTGCATCGCCGCACGCGCACCTTCATCAAAGTGCAGGACGGCTGCAACAATCAATGCACGTTTTGCATCACCACCGTCGCGCGCGGCAAAGCGCGCAGTCGCGCCGTTGCCGATGTGATTCAAGATATTCAATTCGCGCTCGACGGCGGCGCGCAGGAAATCGTGTTGACCGGCGTCCATCTCGGCTCGTGGGGGTATGAATTCGACTCGCATCTTACCGAACTTATCAAGGCGATCCTCCGCGAAACGGATACGCCGCGCTTGCGACTCTCCTCGCTCGAACCATGGGATTTGAATGCAGATTTCTTTTCCTTGTGGACTAATTCCCGCCTCATGCCGCACTTACATCTGCCTCTCCAAGCGGGGAGCGATTCCACCCTCAAACGGATGCGCCGCAACACCCTGTCCGGATCCTTCCGCGAGTTGGTCTCCGCCGCGCGTGAAATGATTCTCGATGTCGCGATCACCACCGACATCATCGCGGGGTTTCCCGGTGAAACGGACGACGAGTTCGCGCAGACGCTCGATTTCGTCAATGAGATGAACTTCGCCGGTGGACATGTATTCACGTACTCGCCGCGTCCCGGCACAGGGGCGGCAAAGATGAAGGGACAGATCCAGCCGCAAGTGCGGAAGAAGCGTAATCACATCCTGCGCGCGGCGTTGGGTGAATCCGCAAAACGCTACCGCGAGAAATTCGTCGGGCAGATGATGTCCGTGTTGTGGGAGTCCACGTCCGCGATGGGCGATCAAGGCTGGCAAATGGAAGGGCTGACCGGCAATTACCTGCGCGTACAAGCCTTCGCCGCGTCGCCGCGCTGGAACGAGGTGGATCGCGTCATGTTGGAGGATTGCGGCGGGGAAACAATGAAAGGCGAAATTTTGTCGGCTCTTTGA
- a CDS encoding tetratricopeptide repeat protein: protein MQRGRRILLVLLLLLAALIAPVILGGYSELRQAQTAKSYNEVAEHYRRAAQRLPWRADLYELAGHAYFHAEKYPLADSMYQTAFEKSALSPEGWAAWGDVNYLNDDPARAVEIWNQGLEQPNFSSGLYLRLAKAAQEREEYASAASYLQTYVADQPGDASAHYQLGLLLTLTDSDQAASELTLASQLDGQFAPAVRTLRSALSLASLADSPSRGFVLVGAGLASVNEWKLARVAFESAVGADDTNAEAWAWLGEANQQNGREGSEALNRALELNPNSSIVHGLRGMYFQRTGNHRDALIEFQIAASLDPQNPARFVSLGDAYALNGDLILALESFQYAAALAPDDAAYWRALAEFCGRQGIQLDDIGVPAAQRAVTLDKDAQNLDMLGWLLYLDARYVEAERILLDALAIDSKNASVYFHLGLLYLQTGDRPAAFESLSRARDLGSADADAVLKQNFP, encoded by the coding sequence ATGCAGCGCGGGCGGCGTATCCTTCTTGTTCTCTTGTTGCTCTTGGCGGCTCTGATCGCGCCTGTAATTCTCGGCGGCTATTCCGAGTTGCGTCAGGCTCAGACGGCGAAATCCTACAACGAAGTCGCGGAGCATTATCGCCGCGCCGCTCAGCGCCTGCCGTGGCGCGCCGACCTGTACGAACTTGCCGGGCATGCGTACTTTCATGCCGAGAAATATCCTCTCGCCGATTCGATGTATCAAACTGCATTTGAAAAGAGCGCGCTCTCGCCCGAGGGCTGGGCGGCGTGGGGCGATGTCAACTACTTGAACGACGACCCGGCGCGCGCCGTTGAAATTTGGAATCAAGGGCTTGAACAGCCAAACTTTTCGAGCGGGCTGTATCTGCGGCTTGCGAAAGCGGCTCAGGAGCGCGAAGAGTACGCCAGCGCCGCAAGTTATTTGCAAACGTACGTTGCAGATCAACCCGGTGACGCCTCTGCGCATTATCAACTTGGACTCCTGCTCACGTTGACCGACTCCGACCAAGCCGCCTCGGAATTGACCCTCGCTTCGCAACTCGACGGGCAATTTGCCCCGGCTGTGCGGACTCTGCGCTCCGCTTTGAGCCTCGCCTCCCTCGCGGACTCGCCTTCGCGGGGCTTCGTTCTCGTCGGCGCGGGGCTCGCCTCGGTGAACGAATGGAAGTTGGCGCGCGTCGCTTTTGAATCCGCCGTCGGCGCGGACGATACAAATGCCGAGGCGTGGGCATGGCTGGGCGAGGCGAACCAGCAGAACGGTCGCGAGGGAAGCGAGGCGTTGAATCGGGCGCTGGAGTTGAATCCCAACTCATCCATTGTGCATGGATTGCGCGGCATGTACTTCCAGCGGACCGGGAATCATCGCGACGCGCTGATCGAATTTCAAATTGCCGCGTCGCTCGACCCGCAAAATCCCGCGCGTTTTGTTTCGCTTGGCGACGCGTACGCCTTGAACGGCGACCTGATCCTCGCGCTGGAATCGTTTCAATATGCCGCCGCGCTCGCGCCGGACGACGCGGCGTATTGGCGCGCGCTCGCCGAATTTTGCGGGCGGCAGGGAATCCAGTTGGATGATATCGGCGTGCCTGCCGCGCAGCGCGCCGTGACGCTCGACAAAGACGCGCAGAATCTGGACATGCTGGGTTGGCTGCTCTATCTCGATGCGCGTTACGTGGAAGCCGAACGCATTCTCTTGGACGCGCTAGCGATTGATTCAAAAAATGCTTCCGTTTATTTTCATTTGGGTTTGTTGTATTTGCAAACCGGCGACCGACCCGCCGCGTTCGAAAGTTTGAGCCGCGCCCGCGATCTGGGAAGCGCCGACGCGGACGCGGTGTTGAAGCAGAATTTTCCATGA
- a CDS encoding ATP-binding protein — protein MDATLNQFFNVLTEPEGSLIYHLILVFSIAGAFQAAFVHWRTSEFPQTRRTLFGLGLLLFAQLSLFVIGAIGAQGLINLPVILPPLDRAFTLFSLLWMLWLWNFPEPSRAADAATGLLSLLIAAGLALALVAYAQEPNRPPYNVTINDGFWQLASIAVAVFGLFLLGIRRPNGWGYGLAVFVLAFTGHLLHMILGRFDGDFPGAVRLAYLAAFPLLMTLPQRFPAPVAAMTSIKTHAPVDERRRYSTDPKTFHALLGLAGESSADKLSEAITRAIAQTMLGDLCFLIYLTDNKNQIQIASGYDLIREDVLEGGSMNKSMIPMLTNSLQRGRPLRLPSSSTSADIKGLSDLLGLASPGHILSVPIVTPEKDSLGGVLLLSPYSNRLWSAEDQAFLSNIAVSLVPIIQRGQKLTSLEQKGEQTRQALDVAQSRITDLERQNQDLLKQIDAVRDDAQEGLSQAENLAEMTRMQEEAQKAIERLKQENESLRGGKGKASASGQIESELRLTLEEVARLQNQLAEANMRMVELEKGTSSTRSSEQAEVVASISQELRQPMSSIVGYTDLLLGESVGILGALQRKFVERIKSSTERIGNLVEDLIQVTTLETGLSELKPEAVDLNLIIDNAMSYTSSQVREKNITLHLDLPKNMAPIHADREALQQILIHLLQNAGSASPLEGTVHLRVQTRSEQGNEYVLIQVTDSGGGIPAEDVGRVFTRLFRADNVLIQGVGDTGVGLSIAKTLTEAQKGRIWVETEAGVGSTFSVLLPIARNVPTRAAEF, from the coding sequence ATGGACGCCACTTTAAATCAGTTTTTCAACGTCCTGACCGAACCTGAAGGCAGCCTGATCTATCACCTCATTTTGGTGTTTTCCATCGCGGGCGCGTTCCAGGCGGCATTCGTCCATTGGCGCACAAGCGAATTTCCGCAAACCCGGCGGACGCTGTTCGGGTTGGGACTTCTGCTCTTCGCTCAACTATCGCTCTTCGTCATCGGGGCGATCGGCGCGCAAGGTTTGATCAACCTGCCCGTCATTCTCCCGCCATTGGACAGGGCGTTCACGCTCTTTTCGCTCTTATGGATGCTCTGGCTGTGGAACTTTCCGGAGCCAAGCCGCGCCGCCGACGCCGCCACCGGACTGTTGAGCCTGCTCATCGCCGCCGGTCTTGCGCTCGCGCTGGTCGCGTACGCGCAGGAGCCAAACCGCCCGCCATATAACGTGACCATCAACGATGGCTTCTGGCAACTCGCCAGCATTGCGGTCGCCGTCTTCGGGTTGTTCCTGCTCGGCATACGCCGTCCAAACGGATGGGGCTATGGCTTGGCGGTGTTCGTGTTAGCCTTTACCGGACATTTACTGCACATGATCCTTGGTCGCTTCGACGGGGATTTTCCCGGCGCGGTGCGGCTGGCATATCTGGCGGCGTTCCCATTATTGATGACGCTTCCCCAACGCTTCCCTGCGCCGGTCGCCGCGATGACCTCGATCAAAACGCACGCGCCCGTAGACGAACGACGGCGTTACAGCACAGACCCGAAGACCTTCCACGCGCTGCTCGGGCTGGCGGGCGAATCCAGCGCGGACAAATTGAGCGAGGCGATCACGCGCGCCATCGCCCAGACCATGCTCGGCGACCTATGCTTTTTAATCTACCTCACCGATAACAAGAACCAGATCCAAATTGCCAGCGGATACGACCTCATCCGCGAAGATGTGTTGGAAGGCGGGAGCATGAATAAGAGCATGATCCCCATGCTCACCAATTCTTTGCAACGCGGGCGCCCTCTGCGGCTCCCATCGAGCAGTACCTCCGCCGACATCAAAGGGCTGAGCGATCTGCTCGGGCTGGCAAGCCCCGGTCACATTTTGAGCGTGCCCATCGTCACACCGGAAAAAGATTCGCTCGGCGGCGTGCTGCTCCTTTCGCCGTATTCGAACCGTTTGTGGAGCGCGGAAGATCAGGCATTCCTCTCGAACATCGCGGTCTCGCTCGTCCCCATCATCCAGCGCGGACAAAAGTTGACCTCCCTCGAACAAAAAGGCGAGCAGACGCGTCAAGCCCTCGATGTGGCGCAGTCGCGCATCACCGACCTTGAGCGGCAAAATCAGGATTTACTCAAACAAATTGACGCTGTGCGCGACGACGCGCAGGAAGGTCTATCGCAAGCGGAGAATCTCGCCGAGATGACTCGCATGCAAGAAGAAGCGCAAAAAGCCATCGAACGCCTCAAACAGGAAAACGAGTCGCTGCGCGGCGGGAAAGGCAAGGCATCCGCTTCGGGACAAATAGAAAGCGAACTCCGCCTCACGCTGGAGGAAGTTGCCCGCTTGCAAAACCAACTGGCGGAAGCCAACATGCGCATGGTGGAACTCGAAAAAGGAACCTCTTCTACGCGCTCTTCGGAACAGGCGGAGGTCGTCGCTTCGATCTCGCAAGAATTACGTCAACCCATGTCATCCATTGTGGGCTACACAGACTTGCTGTTAGGCGAGTCGGTGGGTATCCTCGGCGCATTGCAACGCAAGTTCGTCGAACGCATCAAATCCTCCACCGAGCGGATCGGCAATCTCGTCGAAGACTTGATCCAAGTGACCACGCTCGAAACCGGGCTGAGTGAACTCAAACCCGAAGCGGTGGATCTGAACCTGATCATTGACAACGCCATGTCGTACACCAGCAGTCAGGTGCGCGAGAAAAATATTACGCTTCACCTCGACCTGCCGAAGAATATGGCACCCATCCACGCCGACCGCGAAGCCCTGCAACAGATTTTGATCCACCTCCTGCAAAACGCGGGATCAGCCTCCCCGTTGGAAGGAACCGTGCATTTACGCGTCCAGACGCGGTCGGAACAGGGAAATGAATACGTGCTGATCCAAGTTACCGATTCAGGCGGAGGCATCCCCGCCGAGGATGTGGGACGCGTCTTCACCCGCCTCTTCCGCGCGGACAATGTGCTGATCCAAGGGGTCGGCGATACCGGCGTTGGACTCTCCATCGCGAAGACACTGACCGAAGCGCAAAAAGGACGCATCTGGGTCGAGACCGAAGCGGGAGTCGGCTCGACGTTCAGCGTGCTGTTGCCTATTGCGCGCAACGTCCCGACGCGTGCCGCGGAGTTTTAG
- a CDS encoding LysM peptidoglycan-binding domain-containing protein, with translation MQALKQIGGGLIIAIVSIVLVVGGISLAIAESASSRPPAQITAIVPITPTLQLIFPTSTFPSTSTQPVIFTETSTATLTMMATFTQQIICTPPNGWFQIVVATNDTIYTLAQRYKTSEDALKNGNCLPSYELQIGMLLYVPPVVATVPPIVCGPPPTWVRAYVVQPGDNLYRISLLYRTEVSQLQSANCMGSSITIYSGQRLWVPNVATSTPKPGSTLIFPSSTASSTITATFTLTAWPTATTQFIPTASPSPMPTATLMPSATNTSAPAITPTSSLTPFPTP, from the coding sequence ATGCAAGCCCTGAAACAAATTGGGGGCGGGTTGATCATCGCCATCGTTTCCATCGTTTTGGTGGTTGGAGGAATCTCACTTGCCATAGCCGAGTCCGCTTCATCTCGCCCCCCGGCTCAGATCACAGCCATCGTCCCTATTACGCCGACCCTGCAACTGATTTTCCCCACATCCACGTTTCCTTCCACCTCAACACAACCGGTCATTTTCACCGAAACTTCCACCGCGACGCTGACGATGATGGCAACATTTACGCAACAGATCATCTGCACGCCGCCCAACGGATGGTTTCAGATCGTCGTTGCAACAAACGACACCATCTACACCCTCGCTCAACGATACAAAACCAGCGAAGACGCGTTGAAGAACGGAAACTGCCTGCCCTCCTACGAACTTCAGATCGGCATGTTGCTGTACGTTCCGCCTGTCGTCGCGACGGTTCCGCCCATCGTGTGTGGACCTCCTCCAACATGGGTCAGAGCCTACGTTGTCCAACCGGGCGATAACCTTTACCGCATCTCGTTGTTATATCGAACAGAAGTATCGCAGTTACAGTCGGCGAACTGCATGGGTTCTTCTATCACCATTTATAGCGGACAGCGATTATGGGTTCCCAACGTGGCGACCAGCACGCCCAAACCCGGCTCGACGTTGATTTTCCCATCGTCCACCGCCTCATCCACGATCACGGCGACCTTCACGCTGACCGCCTGGCCCACCGCTACAACACAATTTATCCCGACCGCCTCCCCATCGCCCATGCCAACCGCCACGCTCATGCCATCCGCGACAAACACCTCCGCGCCAGCGATCACACCCACATCATCGCTCACACCGTTCCCCACTCCATGA
- a CDS encoding LCP family protein has product MVVAILRPNEGQVSLISIPRDLWVSIPGYENNRVNTAYQLGISTGYPGGGPGLLKDTIQYNLGIRIDHTAMVDFNGFSKIVNTLGGVDVPVVCSYTDWRLIDPSYDPQNENNWHLYTVQPGVIHMDGDLALWYARSRQKSNDFDRGRRQQEVLRALFVQALQTNTLTRIPELYNDLKDSVETDLGLGDILQLSIYAPKMTNADIRSYYIRPPIVNSWITSGGAYVLSPDQELLQQMLAEALSPAAKAAERQAIVIDVMNGTTIPGYETLAATRLNYAGYETHIVPSERQDYAYSVLIDKTVVQDRNFSAPILNVMGMLPNNLISASDPNSASHYLLILGYDYQPCFRPENLGE; this is encoded by the coding sequence ATGGTGGTTGCCATCCTGCGCCCAAACGAGGGACAAGTTTCGCTGATCTCAATTCCGCGCGACTTGTGGGTTTCGATCCCCGGTTATGAAAATAATCGCGTCAACACAGCCTATCAACTCGGCATTTCCACCGGCTACCCCGGCGGCGGTCCGGGCTTGCTCAAAGACACCATCCAATACAACCTCGGCATCCGCATTGACCACACCGCCATGGTGGATTTCAACGGCTTCAGCAAGATCGTCAACACCCTCGGCGGCGTGGATGTGCCAGTGGTGTGCTCTTACACCGACTGGCGTCTGATCGACCCGAGTTACGATCCACAGAACGAGAACAACTGGCATTTATACACAGTCCAGCCCGGCGTCATCCACATGGACGGCGACCTCGCGCTTTGGTACGCGCGCTCGCGCCAAAAATCCAACGACTTCGACCGAGGCAGGCGTCAACAGGAAGTGTTGCGCGCTCTGTTCGTGCAAGCCCTGCAAACTAACACGTTGACGCGCATCCCCGAACTTTACAACGATTTGAAGGATTCCGTCGAGACCGATCTGGGACTCGGCGACATCCTGCAACTTTCGATCTACGCGCCGAAGATGACCAACGCGGACATCCGCAGTTATTACATCCGCCCGCCCATCGTCAACTCGTGGATCACCAGCGGCGGCGCGTACGTTTTATCGCCCGATCAAGAATTGCTCCAGCAAATGCTGGCGGAAGCGCTCTCCCCTGCGGCAAAAGCCGCCGAGCGGCAGGCAATTGTCATTGACGTGATGAACGGCACGACCATCCCGGGCTACGAAACGCTCGCCGCCACGCGCCTCAACTACGCGGGCTACGAGACTCACATCGTCCCCTCCGAACGGCAGGACTACGCCTACTCCGTGTTGATTGACAAAACCGTTGTGCAAGACCGCAACTTCAGCGCCCCGATCCTCAACGTGATGGGCATGTTACCCAACAACCTGATCTCCGCCTCCGACCCCAATAGCGCTTCACATTACCTTTTGATCTTGGGCTACGACTACCAGCCGTGTTTCCGACCTGAAAATTTAGGAGAATAA
- a CDS encoding nitroreductase family deazaflavin-dependent oxidoreductase, whose amino-acid sequence MSKSIVEQPPSKMLRLGLRLPLWLYRLNLGWLLGNRFLMLTHTGRKSGLARQSVIEVVQHDKESDVYYVVSGWAKKSDWYQNIQKSPKVMVRVGRRKFKADAKFIPLTEEIKIMEGYAHEHPTAFKELTSLFLGERMKADSASVRRVAEKMPMVAFYPEGTKI is encoded by the coding sequence ATGTCGAAATCAATTGTTGAACAACCGCCCAGCAAGATGTTGCGCCTCGGATTACGCCTGCCGCTTTGGCTTTACCGCCTGAACTTAGGCTGGCTTTTAGGAAACCGCTTTTTGATGTTGACACACACAGGCAGGAAGAGCGGACTGGCGCGTCAGAGCGTGATCGAAGTAGTTCAGCATGACAAGGAATCGGATGTCTATTATGTGGTCTCAGGCTGGGCGAAGAAATCGGACTGGTATCAAAATATCCAGAAATCGCCGAAGGTCATGGTCCGCGTGGGCAGGAGGAAGTTCAAGGCAGATGCAAAGTTCATCCCTTTGACGGAAGAAATCAAGATTATGGAAGGGTATGCTCACGAACATCCGACGGCATTCAAAGAATTGACCTCGCTCTTTCTGGGCGAGCGGATGAAAGCTGACAGCGCGTCCGTGCGCCGCGTCGCTGAAAAAATGCCGATGGTGGCTTTTTATCCAGAAGGAACAAAGATCTAA
- a CDS encoding ABC transporter ATP-binding protein: MSEVIKVENLTRRFGDFVAVDHVNFEVNAGEVVGYLGPNGSGKTTTIRMLLGLLEPSEGKATVLGFDAFKQSEQVRARAGYMSQKFAIYDDLTVLENLTFYGGVYGIRDKARVARTLELVGLRGHDSTLTRSLSAGWRQRLALGIALVHEPKLLFLDEPTSGVDPTARRAFWDLIYELAESGVTILVTTHYMDEAEYCERVGIMRDGKLLAMDTPSNLKKNIIAGDVWEVYAKPLEKGLEVLPSVDGVLSVSLAGDHLRTITERGKLALSTVEGRKEELMRALRGKDINVKDVLVGEPTLEDVFISLAR, translated from the coding sequence ATGAGCGAAGTGATTAAAGTCGAAAATCTCACGCGACGCTTCGGCGATTTCGTCGCAGTGGATCATGTCAACTTCGAAGTGAACGCGGGCGAAGTGGTTGGTTATCTCGGACCGAACGGTTCGGGCAAGACGACGACGATTCGCATGTTGCTCGGCTTGCTCGAGCCAAGTGAGGGCAAAGCCACCGTGCTTGGATTCGACGCGTTCAAACAAAGCGAGCAGGTGCGGGCGCGGGCGGGATACATGTCGCAAAAATTTGCGATCTATGATGATCTCACCGTGCTGGAAAATTTGACGTTTTACGGCGGCGTGTATGGGATTCGTGACAAAGCCCGCGTCGCGCGGACGTTGGAACTGGTCGGGCTTCGTGGGCATGACTCCACACTGACGCGTTCTTTGTCCGCGGGTTGGCGTCAGCGATTGGCGTTGGGAATCGCACTGGTGCATGAACCGAAGTTGCTGTTCCTCGATGAACCGACTTCGGGCGTTGACCCCACCGCGCGCCGCGCCTTCTGGGACTTGATCTATGAACTCGCCGAAAGCGGCGTGACGATTCTCGTGACGACTCACTACATGGACGAAGCCGAATACTGCGAACGCGTCGGCATCATGCGCGATGGCAAACTGCTTGCGATGGACACGCCGTCAAATTTGAAAAAGAATATTATCGCTGGCGATGTGTGGGAAGTCTATGCCAAGCCGTTGGAAAAAGGGTTGGAGGTGTTGCCTTCGGTGGATGGTGTCTTAAGCGTTTCGCTCGCGGGGGATCATTTGAGGACGATCACGGAAAGAGGAAAGCTTGCCCTGAGCACAGTCGAAGGGAGGAAAGAAGAATTAATGAGGGCGTTGAGGGGGAAGGACATCAATGTGAAAGATGTGCTTGTCGGCGAGCCGACGCTGGAGGATGTGTTTATCTCTTTAGCGCGTTAG
- a CDS encoding ABC transporter ATP-binding protein, with the protein MPNLLVSANNLHKSFGDTHAVDGVSLQIKAGEIYGLVGADGAGKTTTMRLLVGALKADAGEVNICGYDINKQTEQARAQFGYLSQRFSLYEDLTVLENIRFFAEARGLKSNEWLPRSLEILEFVGLEKFKDRRAGQLSGGMKQKLGLASALVTKPRVLLLDEPTTGVDPVTRQDFWQLVIKLVSTPLHLPPNSGNLGGVSQRDEGGVSVLISTPYMDEASRCHRVGFMKSGKIIAEDTPSNLRARLNNRILELRGSPLNLLRHIAHNDEAVEDVQAFGDRLHIRVRAGKADEALSRLKSAIRSGGGQVDELRAANPVLEDVFIALSESK; encoded by the coding sequence ATGCCTAACCTTCTGGTATCTGCTAATAACCTCCACAAATCCTTCGGCGATACCCACGCCGTGGACGGCGTTTCCCTGCAAATCAAAGCGGGCGAAATCTACGGACTCGTCGGCGCGGACGGCGCGGGGAAGACCACCACTATGCGACTCTTAGTCGGCGCGCTCAAAGCCGACGCGGGTGAGGTCAACATCTGCGGCTACGATATCAACAAACAAACCGAACAAGCCCGCGCACAATTCGGCTACCTCTCGCAGAGATTTTCCCTCTACGAAGATCTGACCGTGCTGGAAAACATCCGCTTCTTTGCCGAAGCGCGTGGACTCAAATCGAACGAGTGGCTTCCGCGCTCGCTGGAGATTCTCGAATTCGTCGGGCTCGAAAAATTCAAAGACCGTCGCGCAGGTCAACTTTCGGGCGGGATGAAACAAAAACTCGGTCTCGCCTCCGCGTTGGTCACCAAACCGCGGGTGCTGTTACTCGACGAACCCACCACTGGCGTTGACCCCGTGACCCGCCAAGATTTTTGGCAGTTGGTGATTAAGTTGGTTTCGACCCCCCTCCATCTCCCCCCAAATTCGGGGAATTTGGGGGGAGTGTCCCAAAGGGACGAGGGGGGTGTCTCCGTCCTCATCTCCACCCCTTACATGGATGAAGCCTCACGCTGTCACCGCGTCGGGTTTATGAAGAGCGGAAAAATCATCGCCGAAGATACGCCGTCCAATTTGCGGGCGCGGCTCAACAACCGCATCCTTGAACTGCGCGGCTCGCCGTTGAATCTTCTTCGTCACATCGCGCACAACGATGAAGCCGTCGAAGATGTGCAAGCATTCGGCGACCGTCTGCACATCCGCGTACGGGCGGGAAAAGCCGACGAAGCGCTGAGCAGGTTGAAGTCCGCGATACGAAGCGGGGGCGGTCAAGTGGATGAACTGCGCGCGGCGAATCCCGTCCTCGAAGATGTCTTCATCGCGCTTTCGGAGTCGAAATGA
- a CDS encoding four helix bundle protein, with the protein MAGISRFEEIEAWKSARQLTNLIYSFGNQTGFNRDFGLRDQIRRASVSVMSNIAEGFESRTDVQFINFLGMAKASAGEVRAQLYVALDQNYIAEEQFKDAYALAEKCARQIAKFIAYLESNPRKRRISDDETGYEV; encoded by the coding sequence ATGGCTGGAATTTCTCGGTTTGAAGAGATCGAAGCGTGGAAATCTGCAAGACAGTTGACCAACCTGATCTATTCCTTTGGTAACCAAACGGGTTTCAATCGAGATTTTGGACTGCGAGATCAGATTCGACGCGCAAGTGTTTCAGTGATGAGTAACATCGCCGAAGGCTTCGAGAGTCGTACTGACGTTCAATTCATCAACTTTCTTGGAATGGCGAAAGCCTCGGCTGGAGAAGTGCGAGCGCAATTGTATGTAGCGCTTGACCAAAATTATATTGCTGAGGAACAGTTCAAAGACGCCTATGCCTTGGCTGAAAAATGTGCGCGTCAAATTGCTAAATTTATCGCTTATCTGGAATCGAATCCGAGAAAACGCCGCATTTCCGACGATGAAACTGGCTACGAAGTTTAA